A region of Beijerinckia sp. 28-YEA-48 DNA encodes the following proteins:
- a CDS encoding NAD(P)/FAD-dependent oxidoreductase has protein sequence MLIAIAGCGIAGLASALLLTRDGHRVVLIERFETPRPLGSGLIIQPTGLAVLKQLGLDAATIAAGSRIDRLFGKAIPSGKTVLDVRYAALKGEHCGIGIHRASLFGFLYEAVRDAGITIETGRTVVGAPMQDDGRRRVLFSDGCSDGPFDLVIDTLGTSSPLAPPTGRELAYGALWASLPWPTHGGFDSHALEQRYVRASKMTGVLPIGTPPGASQPQAAFFWSLRADRLTAWRAEGLESWKEDVQRLWPETSTLLETITTPEQLTFARYAHRTLAQPVADRLVHIGDAWHSTSPQLGQGANMALLDACALATALRLHKNVNEATAEAIALRHRHVQIYQAMSVLFTPVYQSDSATLPFLRDWVAGPLSRLWPAPALLAMIVTGLIGAPLRSLNLQASRAELSLSSSSSTRPAGMA, from the coding sequence ATGCTGATCGCCATCGCTGGATGCGGCATCGCTGGCCTCGCCAGCGCGCTGCTGCTGACGCGCGATGGCCATCGCGTCGTCCTGATCGAGCGGTTCGAGACACCACGGCCGCTGGGCTCGGGGCTGATCATCCAGCCGACGGGCCTCGCCGTGCTCAAGCAGCTCGGGCTTGATGCGGCGACCATTGCCGCCGGCAGCCGCATCGACCGGCTGTTCGGCAAGGCCATCCCCTCAGGCAAGACCGTGCTCGATGTGCGCTATGCGGCGCTCAAGGGCGAGCATTGCGGCATTGGTATTCACCGCGCTTCGCTGTTTGGCTTTCTCTACGAGGCGGTGCGCGATGCTGGCATCACCATTGAAACCGGGCGCACGGTGGTCGGCGCGCCAATGCAGGACGACGGGCGCCGCCGCGTCCTGTTCAGCGATGGATGCAGCGATGGCCCGTTCGATCTCGTCATCGATACGCTCGGCACATCGAGCCCACTTGCACCGCCGACGGGACGCGAGCTTGCCTATGGGGCGCTGTGGGCGAGCCTGCCCTGGCCGACGCATGGTGGCTTCGACAGCCACGCGCTGGAGCAGCGCTATGTGCGGGCGAGCAAGATGACGGGCGTTCTGCCGATCGGCACGCCGCCTGGCGCAAGCCAGCCGCAAGCGGCGTTCTTCTGGTCGCTACGTGCGGATCGTCTGACGGCTTGGCGTGCTGAGGGCCTGGAGAGCTGGAAAGAGGATGTACAGCGGCTCTGGCCGGAAACATCAACCTTGCTCGAGACGATCACGACACCAGAGCAGCTCACCTTCGCTCGCTATGCCCATCGCACTTTGGCGCAGCCCGTGGCCGATCGCCTGGTCCACATCGGGGACGCCTGGCATTCGACCAGCCCGCAGCTTGGCCAGGGCGCCAACATGGCCCTGCTCGATGCCTGTGCGCTGGCGACAGCGCTGCGCCTGCATAAGAACGTGAATGAAGCGACGGCCGAGGCCATCGCACTGCGCCATCGGCATGTGCAGATCTATCAGGCGATGAGCGTGCTGTTCACGCCGGTCTATCAGTCGGACAGCGCGACGCTGCCGTTCCTGCGTGATTGGGTGGCCGGCCCGCTGTCGCGGCTTTGGCCGGCGCCGGCGCTCCTGGCCATGATAGTCACTGGCCTGATTGGCGCGCCGCTGCGGTCGCTCAACCTTCAAGCCTCGCGCGCGGAGCTCTCGCTCTCGTCATCCTCGTCGACGCGGCCAGCCGGAATGGCATAG
- the yacG gene encoding DNA gyrase inhibitor YacG, with protein sequence MADDAGAADLGPCAICGRPATPEYRPFCTRRCADVDLGRWLRGSYAIPAGRVDEDDESESSAREA encoded by the coding sequence ATGGCCGATGACGCCGGCGCGGCCGACCTCGGCCCTTGCGCCATCTGCGGCCGTCCCGCGACGCCGGAATATCGCCCCTTCTGCACCCGCCGCTGCGCCGATGTCGATCTCGGCCGCTGGCTGCGCGGCTCCTATGCCATTCCGGCTGGCCGCGTCGACGAGGATGACGAGAGCGAGAGCTCCGCGCGCGAGGCTTGA